One Bacillus sp. FJAT-52991 genomic region harbors:
- a CDS encoding DUF2225 domain-containing protein gives MESISPFYEKQLKCPVCEEKFQTTKLRNRFVKVTDHDTDLMPIYDQDSYNPLFYHVFVCCHCGYSFSDEFSAYFAPGSKDKLIEKIKDQWVYQDYGKERTIVEAINSYKLALYSGLLKKEKHLTLAGLALRTAWLYRELGRQKEENRFMMMAADQYKEAYETEDLTSTQMSEVKVLYLIAELNRRAGDIETAVAYFSKVIEKQHMSSDKKIVDMARDRWHEIREEMKQQKEATT, from the coding sequence ATGGAAAGTATCTCTCCTTTTTATGAAAAACAACTAAAATGTCCTGTTTGTGAGGAAAAATTTCAAACAACGAAGTTAAGAAACCGCTTTGTGAAAGTGACTGATCATGATACTGACTTAATGCCTATTTATGATCAAGATAGCTACAACCCATTATTTTACCATGTATTTGTGTGCTGCCATTGCGGGTATTCTTTCTCAGATGAGTTTTCAGCTTATTTTGCTCCCGGCTCTAAAGATAAGCTAATAGAGAAAATAAAGGATCAATGGGTCTATCAAGATTACGGCAAAGAAAGAACAATTGTTGAGGCGATTAATAGCTATAAACTTGCTCTTTATAGTGGTCTGCTGAAGAAAGAAAAACATTTAACGTTAGCAGGATTGGCTCTTCGTACAGCTTGGTTATATCGTGAATTAGGGCGTCAGAAAGAAGAGAATCGCTTTATGATGATGGCGGCGGATCAGTATAAAGAAGCTTATGAGACAGAAGATCTTACAAGTACACAAATGTCTGAGGTAAAAGTATTGTATTTAATCGCTGAATTAAATCGACGCGCAGGAGACATTGAAACAGCTGTGGCGTATTTCTCTAAAGTCATCGAAAAGCAACATATGTCTTCAGATAAAAAAATTGTCGACATGGCTAGAGATCGTTGGCATGAGATTCGTGAGGAAATGAAACAGCAAAAAGAAGCTACTACTTAA
- a CDS encoding YuzB family protein → MKPIIEFCVSNLANGAQKALEILERDVNLDVIEYGCLSYCTRCSEGLFALVNGEPVDGKTPEELVDNIYEHLEENPMF, encoded by the coding sequence ATGAAGCCAATTATTGAGTTTTGCGTAAGCAACTTAGCAAATGGTGCGCAAAAAGCGCTTGAAATATTAGAACGTGATGTCAATCTAGATGTGATTGAGTATGGCTGTCTAAGCTATTGTACAAGATGTAGTGAAGGATTATTCGCTCTTGTTAATGGAGAGCCGGTGGATGGAAAGACGCCTGAAGAGTTGGTTGATAATATTTATGAGCATTTAGAGGAAAACCCAATGTTTTAA
- a CDS encoding NAD(P)/FAD-dependent oxidoreductase — MKHLVLLGGGYGNMRVLLRLLPNNLPEDVTITLVDKVPYHCLKTEYYALAAGTISDHEVRVAFPEHSRLNLVFGAVQEIDLENKRIVLEDQESIPYDDLVIGLGCEDKYHNVPGAEQYTHSIQSIEKARHTYQTLSNMPARSKVGIVGAGLSGIEIASELRESRPDLEITLFDRGPRILKDFPERLSKYIHKWFVDHGVTVINNANIVNVEPKAIYNNEDVYEMDATVWTAGIQPNVVVRNMNVEKDSSGRIKISPYHNLPDDEHVYVVGDCASLPHAPSAQLAEEQAEQIVQVLQKRWKNEPLPEKLPEMKLKGILGSLGKKQGFGFVADRAITGRVARFLKSGVLWLYKYHNG, encoded by the coding sequence ATGAAACATTTAGTATTGCTTGGTGGCGGTTACGGAAATATGCGCGTTTTGCTTAGGCTATTGCCTAATAATTTACCAGAAGATGTCACCATTACTTTAGTGGATAAGGTACCTTATCATTGTTTAAAAACAGAATATTATGCACTTGCAGCGGGAACGATTTCCGATCATGAAGTGCGTGTTGCATTTCCAGAACATTCTCGACTCAATCTTGTTTTTGGAGCAGTACAAGAGATTGATTTGGAAAATAAACGTATTGTTCTTGAAGATCAAGAGTCCATTCCGTACGATGATCTAGTGATCGGACTTGGCTGTGAAGATAAATATCATAATGTACCGGGGGCTGAACAATATACGCATAGTATTCAGTCGATCGAAAAAGCCCGTCATACATACCAAACGCTGTCCAACATGCCAGCTCGTTCCAAAGTAGGAATTGTTGGTGCTGGATTAAGCGGCATCGAGATTGCTAGCGAATTGCGCGAAAGCCGTCCTGATCTTGAAATTACTTTATTTGACCGTGGCCCACGAATTTTGAAAGACTTTCCTGAACGATTAAGTAAATATATCCATAAATGGTTTGTTGATCACGGGGTGACCGTTATTAATAACGCCAATATTGTAAACGTTGAACCAAAGGCAATATATAATAATGAAGATGTTTATGAAATGGATGCGACTGTATGGACGGCAGGCATTCAGCCGAACGTGGTCGTGCGCAATATGAATGTCGAAAAAGATTCATCAGGTCGCATAAAAATAAGCCCATATCATAATTTGCCAGACGATGAACATGTATACGTTGTTGGAGATTGCGCGAGCCTCCCTCACGCACCTAGTGCCCAATTGGCGGAAGAGCAAGCTGAACAAATTGTTCAAGTGTTGCAAAAACGCTGGAAAAATGAACCTCTTCCTGAAAAATTGCCAGAAATGAAACTAAAAGGCATCCTAGGTTCCCTAGGTAAAAAACAAGGATTTGGCTTCGTAGCCGACCGCGCCATCACTGGTCGCGTAGCACGATTCCTCAAATCCGGCGTCCTTTGGTTGTATAAATATCATAACGGGTAA
- a CDS encoding spore germination protein: protein MNGFLKNIFKRNQSPFEKTELGQLLTLCQESNDFLTFRLRDDSPFFVSFYKTLINPDTVHQNILAALSNKKLADLQTIKEQLPIEDLLITENASKIKDKLMAGHVIFYQKEKSPSCLLVPALAVEKRQVAVPETEYTVIGPKEAFVEALDTNVNLVRKRLPVPELQMKEMVVGKLSKTRVKVAYVKGIANQENINTVIQRIQEIEYDQIPDSSFLMQMITDNKSSLFPQIVDTERPDRAASALSEGKIAILVDGSPHVLLAPTTLIEFFSAFEDYFYTWGIASVFRLIRLFAVTFSALSTPAYVAVLTYHYEMIPQDLLNTLVSSRSGIPFPPILEALILELTIELLREAGARLPTKVGQTIGIVGGIVIGTAAVQAGLTSNVLLIIVALSALASFTTPIYQVSYAIRFIRFPFLLSAQFLGLVGIMVCMALLFFHILNLSSLGRPFLEPIFPLRRMDLKDAIFRLPFDQQRLRPLQVRTEQSERFGKQPPPENNRDIDE, encoded by the coding sequence ATGAACGGTTTTTTGAAAAATATATTTAAACGAAACCAATCACCTTTTGAAAAAACAGAACTTGGGCAGTTATTAACGCTTTGCCAAGAATCAAATGATTTCCTTACATTCCGTCTGCGTGACGACTCGCCTTTTTTTGTTTCTTTTTATAAAACACTTATTAATCCTGATACGGTACATCAAAATATTTTAGCCGCTCTCTCTAACAAAAAACTAGCTGATTTACAAACAATTAAAGAGCAATTGCCAATTGAAGACTTATTAATAACGGAGAATGCCTCGAAGATCAAAGACAAATTAATGGCAGGTCATGTTATTTTTTATCAAAAGGAGAAATCCCCTTCTTGTCTCTTAGTTCCCGCACTAGCTGTTGAAAAACGCCAAGTAGCTGTGCCCGAAACAGAGTATACAGTCATCGGTCCAAAAGAAGCTTTTGTTGAGGCGCTCGATACCAATGTCAATCTTGTTCGAAAACGTCTCCCGGTTCCTGAGTTACAAATGAAGGAGATGGTCGTTGGGAAACTGTCTAAAACCCGAGTAAAGGTCGCATACGTAAAAGGAATTGCTAATCAAGAAAATATCAATACAGTGATTCAAAGAATTCAAGAGATTGAATATGATCAGATTCCTGATAGCTCATTTCTTATGCAAATGATCACAGACAATAAAAGCTCACTATTTCCACAAATTGTTGATACCGAGCGGCCTGATCGAGCGGCAAGTGCTCTTTCAGAAGGAAAAATTGCTATTTTAGTCGATGGATCACCACATGTGTTACTCGCACCAACTACACTCATTGAATTTTTTTCCGCCTTTGAAGATTACTTTTATACGTGGGGTATCGCGTCAGTCTTTCGGCTAATTCGCTTATTTGCCGTCACTTTTTCTGCACTGTCTACACCAGCTTATGTGGCTGTGCTGACTTATCATTATGAAATGATTCCTCAAGATTTATTAAATACACTGGTGTCTTCTCGAAGCGGTATTCCTTTTCCACCGATATTAGAAGCACTCATTTTGGAATTAACGATTGAGCTATTACGGGAAGCAGGAGCCAGACTCCCGACGAAAGTTGGACAGACGATCGGTATCGTTGGCGGGATTGTTATTGGAACAGCGGCTGTGCAAGCAGGCTTAACGAGTAATGTTTTGTTAATTATCGTCGCCTTAAGCGCGCTTGCTTCTTTTACAACACCGATCTATCAAGTGAGCTATGCTATACGTTTCATTCGATTCCCTTTTTTACTTTCTGCTCAATTTCTTGGTCTTGTAGGCATCATGGTTTGCATGGCTTTGCTATTTTTTCACATACTGAATCTCTCTTCACTTGGCCGACCGTTTCTTGAACCCATTTTTCCTCTGCGGCGAATGGATTTAAAGGACGCTATCTTTCGCCTGCCTTTTGATCAACAACGTCTGCGTCCATTACAAGTAAGAACTGAACAATCTGAACGTTTTGGGAAACAGCCCCCGCCTGAAAATAACCGTGATATTGATGAATAA
- a CDS encoding GerAB/ArcD/ProY family transporter translates to MLPLPAEKHKVSPYFAFYIITSMQIGVGVLGFQRNIAKVAGHDSWISVIIAGLSIHIVLWMAYQILNKGQNDITIIHRELFGKWIGGVLSLTLIVYLLSLCIAIARNYIQVIQIWMFPQLETWYMALILFTLVYLYVTSGFRVNVGLCFLTFIVTFPLLLMYWFPLKEAKISYLLPVLDHSFSEIFTGSKEMAFSYSGFETIFFFYPFLKEAKSSHKWAQLGSAYSSFFYLFTMIVSLLYFSHWQLANTIWGTLTLWKVVNLPFVERFEYAGLAIWLFVILPNMCLYTWAATRGMKQLFNVKQKHSIIGLVIALFLAVISFTDRQSMDQLTTFTENLGVYILYGYIPFIYFFQIISYKMRGKI, encoded by the coding sequence ATGTTGCCACTGCCAGCTGAGAAGCATAAAGTTTCTCCCTATTTCGCTTTTTACATTATTACGTCTATGCAAATTGGCGTAGGTGTTCTCGGATTTCAGCGTAATATTGCCAAAGTAGCTGGTCATGATTCTTGGATTTCCGTTATCATTGCTGGTTTATCGATCCATATCGTGTTGTGGATGGCCTACCAAATATTAAATAAAGGACAGAATGATATTACGATTATTCACAGAGAGTTGTTTGGTAAGTGGATTGGCGGTGTACTTAGTCTGACTTTAATCGTTTATTTACTCTCCCTTTGCATTGCGATCGCTCGTAACTATATCCAAGTCATCCAGATTTGGATGTTTCCTCAATTAGAAACATGGTATATGGCGCTCATTTTATTTACGTTAGTGTACCTTTATGTCACCAGTGGGTTTCGAGTGAATGTCGGTCTTTGCTTTCTCACATTCATAGTGACTTTTCCTTTACTTTTAATGTATTGGTTTCCGCTGAAAGAAGCGAAAATTTCTTATTTGTTACCTGTTTTGGATCACTCATTTTCTGAAATTTTTACTGGTTCTAAAGAAATGGCCTTTAGTTATTCTGGATTTGAAACGATTTTTTTCTTTTATCCTTTTTTAAAAGAAGCGAAAAGCTCACATAAATGGGCACAACTCGGATCCGCATACAGTTCCTTCTTTTATTTATTCACCATGATCGTTTCCTTGTTATATTTCAGTCACTGGCAATTGGCTAACACTATTTGGGGTACGTTAACTTTATGGAAAGTAGTCAATTTGCCTTTTGTTGAACGATTCGAGTATGCTGGTCTCGCTATTTGGCTATTTGTGATCCTGCCTAATATGTGTTTATATACATGGGCAGCGACAAGAGGAATGAAACAATTATTTAACGTTAAACAAAAACATAGCATTATTGGGCTCGTTATTGCATTATTTCTCGCTGTGATTTCATTCACGGATCGACAAAGTATGGATCAATTAACTACTTTCACAGAAAATTTGGGGGTGTATATTTTATACGGATACATTCCATTTATTTATTTTTTTCAAATCATTAGTTACAAAATGAGGGGAAAAATATGA
- a CDS encoding Ger(x)C family spore germination protein: MKKTLFWSILILILVSNYKLEPKILEDTQHISAIGYDSAGENRVKATASVPFFPPGLDVTPMDITFTAEGHTSASVKQLFQTEAQKPLSSGRLNDILYSKDLAKQGIFEFIKTFSRAPEIGRGIHVAIVDDRAEDLLKFKFPNTVLTSRYLSDLIEHGLKDIIPITNLHSFLAQYYGEGQDPFLPLLDLREKRIHLKGLALFKDDHYVGSLSYQDSYLFKLLYEKSSNGTYSIKLDNGNYITIENVSSKVKYRISGNKESPKIKIEMFIVGQIVDASGMTLKNPNDIKKIEKQWRQKGTERAEKMIKKLQKLEVDPLGIGEKVRSKYHNFEIKKWEQQYPSLPIEVKFNVKTMDTGIVE; encoded by the coding sequence ATGAAAAAGACCTTATTTTGGAGCATTCTCATTCTCATATTAGTAAGTAATTACAAATTAGAACCAAAAATTCTGGAAGATACACAACACATTTCCGCTATTGGCTATGACTCAGCGGGAGAAAATCGTGTAAAAGCAACGGCCTCTGTTCCCTTTTTTCCACCAGGGCTAGATGTTACACCGATGGATATCACCTTTACAGCTGAAGGACATACAAGTGCAAGCGTGAAGCAATTATTTCAAACGGAAGCACAAAAACCTTTAAGTAGCGGCCGCTTAAATGATATTTTATATAGCAAAGACCTCGCTAAACAAGGGATTTTCGAGTTTATTAAAACTTTTAGCCGCGCACCTGAAATCGGAAGAGGGATTCATGTCGCTATCGTCGATGACCGCGCTGAAGATTTGCTCAAATTTAAATTTCCAAATACAGTGCTCACTTCCCGCTATTTATCTGATCTAATCGAGCATGGTTTGAAAGATATCATCCCTATCACTAACCTCCACTCCTTTCTAGCTCAATACTATGGAGAAGGACAAGATCCATTTTTGCCATTATTAGACTTAAGAGAAAAGCGTATTCATCTAAAAGGTCTCGCCCTTTTTAAAGACGATCACTATGTCGGCTCACTCTCCTATCAGGACAGCTATTTATTTAAACTTTTATATGAAAAATCTAGTAATGGCACTTACAGTATAAAGCTAGACAATGGTAATTACATTACTATTGAAAATGTCAGTTCTAAAGTGAAATATCGCATAAGCGGCAACAAAGAAAGCCCTAAAATAAAAATTGAAATGTTCATAGTAGGTCAAATCGTTGATGCTTCTGGAATGACTCTTAAAAATCCTAATGATATCAAAAAAATTGAAAAACAATGGAGGCAAAAAGGAACCGAGCGAGCTGAAAAAATGATTAAAAAATTGCAAAAACTCGAAGTAGACCCACTCGGCATCGGAGAAAAAGTACGAAGCAAATACCATAATTTCGAAATAAAAAAATGGGAACAACAATACCCTTCCCTTCCCATCGAAGTCAAATTCAACGTAAAAACAATGGATACGGGGATTGTGGAATAA
- a CDS encoding NAD-dependent succinate-semialdehyde dehydrogenase, translated as MYINGEWIDNDKKIEVVNPAINEVIATVPEGGREEAEQAATAAYEAFKTWSKLTAAERAHYLNEWYRLIDENKEEIGKIMTEEQGKPLPEAIGEVGYANSFISWYAEEGKRIYGETIPASHPRKRLFVQKEPVGVMAAITPWNFPAAMITRKVAPALAAGCTAVIKPAEQTPLTAIRLVELAEEAGIPKGVINLVTGDPKAIGEAWMKDGRVRKISFTGSTEVGKLLMRGAADTMKKVSFELGGHAPFIVTANANIEKAAQHLIASKFRNAGQTCVCANRVYVHESIEAEFAEAFKQEVAKLKMGNGLDEGITVGPLIDEQAVAKVVSQLEDAKQKGAKIIAGGNKGEGLKGYFVEPTVIMNVTDDMLCMNEETFGPLAPVTTYQTTEEVVERANNSPYGLAAYVFSENITEAIDIAEGLEYGIIGLNDGLPSVAQAPFGGYKESGLGREGGHYGIEEYLEVKYISLGL; from the coding sequence ATGTACATTAATGGCGAATGGATTGACAATGACAAGAAAATAGAAGTTGTGAACCCAGCCATCAATGAAGTGATTGCCACTGTGCCAGAAGGTGGAAGAGAAGAAGCGGAACAAGCAGCAACAGCAGCATATGAAGCATTTAAAACATGGTCGAAGCTAACAGCGGCCGAACGCGCTCATTACTTAAACGAGTGGTATCGTCTAATTGATGAGAACAAAGAAGAAATCGGTAAGATTATGACAGAAGAGCAAGGAAAACCTTTGCCAGAAGCGATTGGTGAAGTGGGCTATGCCAACAGCTTTATTTCTTGGTACGCAGAAGAAGGAAAACGTATTTACGGAGAAACGATTCCAGCTTCTCATCCTCGTAAACGATTATTTGTGCAAAAAGAGCCAGTTGGTGTCATGGCAGCGATCACTCCTTGGAATTTCCCGGCGGCTATGATTACGAGAAAAGTAGCGCCAGCGCTTGCTGCTGGGTGTACAGCTGTGATCAAACCGGCAGAGCAAACGCCATTAACAGCGATTCGCTTAGTTGAGCTAGCGGAAGAAGCAGGCATTCCTAAAGGGGTCATTAACCTTGTGACAGGCGATCCGAAAGCGATTGGTGAAGCGTGGATGAAAGATGGTCGCGTTCGCAAAATTTCTTTCACCGGTTCAACAGAAGTAGGGAAATTATTAATGCGCGGGGCAGCTGATACGATGAAAAAAGTATCATTTGAATTAGGTGGTCATGCCCCATTTATCGTGACAGCCAATGCTAACATTGAAAAAGCGGCCCAACATTTAATCGCTTCTAAATTCCGTAACGCAGGACAAACATGTGTATGTGCGAACCGTGTATATGTTCATGAATCCATCGAAGCGGAATTTGCTGAAGCATTTAAACAAGAAGTGGCTAAGTTAAAAATGGGGAATGGTTTAGACGAAGGGATTACAGTTGGTCCGCTGATCGATGAGCAAGCAGTTGCTAAAGTCGTGAGCCAGCTAGAAGATGCGAAACAAAAAGGTGCGAAAATTATTGCAGGCGGAAACAAAGGAGAGGGCTTAAAAGGCTATTTCGTTGAGCCAACGGTTATTATGAATGTAACAGACGACATGCTTTGTATGAATGAAGAAACATTCGGGCCATTAGCTCCTGTAACGACATACCAAACGACAGAAGAAGTGGTTGAACGTGCCAACAATTCTCCGTACGGCTTAGCGGCATATGTATTTAGCGAAAATATTACAGAGGCCATCGATATTGCAGAAGGTCTAGAATACGGCATTATCGGCTTAAACGACGGTCTTCCATCCGTTGCACAAGCACCTTTTGGCGGTTACAAAGAGAGCGGTCTAGGTCGTGAGGGCGGTCATTACGGCATTGAAGAATATTTAGAAGTTAAATATATTTCATTAGGGCTGTAA
- a CDS encoding sigma-54 interaction domain-containing protein, giving the protein MIGRKLFMNISHDPVREELFDIFESSFDEILVTDAKGFVVRVNSTCRKNYDLSAVDLVGKHVKELEKMGLFYPSATSQVIEKKQPIELFQMSNSGRYYHVRTRPVFNRDGTLKSVISYSRDLTELIQLRNKIEEMEDQLATYKKELNEPLEVEGLISKSEQMGKVMMLVRKIAKVNSTVLLLGETGVGKSRIVRSIHQLSDRKDQVLNEINCAALPEQLIESELFGYEGGTFTGAFREGKKGLIELSNNGTLFLDEVGELPLTAQGKLLHVLQDKQIRPVGGSQPITLNLRIIAATNKDLKKMAEQGSFRRDLYYRLNVVPIHIPPLRERKEDIIPLTYHFLDYFNELYNSHVCFSPKVLNAFLNYEWKGNIRELENMVERLVVTNDEVVTLNDLPLEMMQQELTEKGTTLPEMLEEVERKMIIEAYGQFSSTYKIAKALGISQSSAARKVKKYVEGEE; this is encoded by the coding sequence ATGATCGGGAGGAAACTCTTTATGAATATATCTCATGATCCTGTACGGGAAGAATTATTTGATATTTTCGAATCGTCTTTCGATGAGATTCTTGTTACAGATGCAAAAGGATTCGTCGTTCGAGTAAATTCAACATGTCGAAAAAATTATGATCTATCAGCAGTTGACCTAGTTGGCAAGCATGTGAAAGAGCTAGAGAAAATGGGGCTTTTTTATCCATCAGCCACATCACAAGTCATCGAAAAAAAACAGCCGATTGAGCTGTTTCAAATGTCTAATTCCGGCCGGTACTATCATGTGCGTACAAGGCCGGTTTTTAATCGGGATGGAACTTTAAAGAGCGTTATCAGTTATTCTCGTGATTTGACAGAGCTTATTCAGCTGAGAAATAAGATTGAAGAAATGGAAGACCAGCTCGCTACATATAAAAAAGAGTTAAATGAGCCGCTTGAAGTCGAGGGGCTTATTTCAAAAAGTGAGCAAATGGGCAAAGTGATGATGCTTGTCCGCAAAATCGCCAAAGTTAATTCGACGGTTTTACTGCTTGGAGAAACCGGGGTTGGTAAAAGCAGAATTGTTCGTTCGATTCATCAATTAAGCGACAGGAAAGATCAAGTGCTGAATGAAATCAATTGTGCTGCTTTACCTGAACAGTTAATTGAGTCAGAATTGTTCGGTTATGAAGGTGGTACGTTTACAGGCGCTTTTCGTGAGGGAAAAAAAGGGCTGATTGAGTTGTCTAATAATGGAACTCTTTTCTTAGATGAAGTAGGGGAGCTTCCATTAACTGCTCAAGGGAAACTGCTTCATGTGTTGCAGGATAAACAAATTCGTCCTGTTGGGGGAAGTCAGCCGATTACCTTAAATTTAAGAATTATTGCGGCCACCAATAAAGATTTGAAAAAGATGGCGGAACAAGGAAGCTTCAGACGTGATTTATACTATCGTTTGAATGTGGTGCCGATTCATATCCCGCCATTACGGGAACGAAAAGAAGATATTATTCCATTAACTTATCATTTTCTCGACTATTTCAATGAACTGTATAATAGTCATGTCTGTTTCTCACCGAAAGTATTAAATGCGTTTTTAAATTATGAGTGGAAAGGGAACATTCGCGAATTAGAAAATATGGTCGAACGACTGGTCGTGACAAATGATGAAGTGGTGACGTTAAATGACTTGCCATTAGAAATGATGCAGCAAGAATTAACAGAGAAGGGGACGACTCTTCCAGAAATGCTTGAAGAAGTGGAACGAAAGATGATCATTGAGGCATACGGACAATTTTCCTCCACTTATAAAATTGCGAAAGCATTAGGAATTAGTCAATCCTCAGCAGCTCGAAAAGTAAAGAAGTATGTTGAGGGAGAGGAATAA
- the gabT gene encoding 4-aminobutyrate--2-oxoglutarate transaminase, producing the protein MTRKFAKVTGALPGPKSKALLERRQAAVVKGVSNGVPSFAAKAEGALITDVDGNTFIDFVGAIGTMNVGHCHPKVKEAIHKQVDEYIHPGFNVMMYEPYIELCEKLIGLAPGDHEKQAILLNSGAEAVENAVKIARKYTKRTGIISFSRAYHGRTLLTMTMTSKVKPYKYEFGPFAPEVYKAPFPYTYRRPEGTTEEQYIDSVIGQFEDFFVNDVAPESVAAVIMEPVQGEGGFIPAPQPFIEAVYNICKKHGILFIADEIQTGFGRTGKQFAIEHYNIVPDLMTVSKSMAAGVPISAVVGRKEIMDAAGAGELGGTYSGSPLGCAAALAVIDIMEEEKINERGAALGQLVVDRLNQLAEKYEAIGEIRGLGSMVAVEFVKDRATKEPNKELTNAIITEANNRGLLIISAGAYGNVLRFLMPLVITDEQVAEGLDILEEAFEAAVSALTVQA; encoded by the coding sequence ATGACTAGAAAATTTGCTAAAGTAACTGGTGCTTTACCAGGTCCAAAATCGAAAGCATTATTAGAAAGAAGACAAGCAGCGGTTGTTAAAGGCGTTTCTAATGGCGTGCCTAGCTTTGCAGCTAAAGCAGAAGGCGCTTTAATTACAGATGTAGATGGAAATACATTTATCGATTTCGTTGGTGCAATTGGTACGATGAACGTTGGACATTGTCACCCGAAAGTAAAAGAAGCTATCCATAAGCAAGTAGATGAGTATATTCATCCTGGATTTAACGTAATGATGTATGAGCCATACATTGAACTATGTGAAAAATTAATCGGTCTTGCACCTGGGGATCATGAAAAACAAGCGATCCTTTTAAACAGTGGAGCAGAAGCAGTTGAGAATGCAGTAAAAATCGCTCGTAAATATACAAAACGCACAGGGATTATTTCTTTCTCACGCGCTTACCATGGCCGTACATTGTTAACAATGACAATGACAAGTAAAGTAAAACCTTATAAATATGAGTTTGGTCCATTTGCTCCAGAAGTGTACAAAGCTCCATTCCCTTACACTTATCGTCGCCCAGAAGGTACAACAGAAGAGCAATACATTGACTCTGTTATTGGTCAATTTGAAGATTTCTTCGTAAATGATGTAGCTCCTGAAAGTGTTGCTGCTGTGATTATGGAACCAGTACAAGGTGAAGGTGGATTCATTCCTGCTCCTCAACCTTTCATTGAAGCAGTATATAATATCTGTAAAAAACACGGCATTCTTTTCATTGCTGATGAAATTCAAACTGGTTTTGGTCGTACAGGTAAACAATTTGCGATTGAGCACTACAATATCGTGCCTGATTTAATGACTGTATCTAAGTCAATGGCTGCTGGTGTACCAATTAGTGCTGTAGTTGGCCGCAAAGAAATTATGGATGCTGCTGGTGCTGGTGAACTTGGTGGAACATATTCTGGTAGCCCACTTGGATGTGCGGCTGCATTAGCAGTTATTGATATTATGGAAGAAGAAAAAATAAATGAACGTGGCGCAGCTCTAGGCCAATTAGTAGTGGATCGCTTAAATCAATTAGCTGAAAAATATGAGGCAATTGGCGAAATTCGCGGTTTAGGTTCTATGGTTGCGGTTGAATTTGTTAAGGATCGTGCAACAAAAGAGCCTAACAAAGAGTTAACTAACGCGATCATTACTGAAGCTAACAACCGCGGTCTACTAATCATCAGTGCGGGTGCTTACGGAAACGTTTTACGCTTCTTAATGCCACTTGTTATTACAGACGAGCAAGTAGCTGAAGGTTTAGATATTCTTGAAGAAGCATTTGAAGCAGCTGTTTCTGCTTTAACAGTTCAAGCTTAA
- a CDS encoding YuzD family protein, giving the protein MGNMVEIVVYGTEQLCASCVNLPSSKETYEWLEAAISRKYPEQPFLISYVDIFSPPEDEEKRSFAKRVVEEDLFYPVVLVEGEIVGEGNPKLKAVYAEMEKYGYKSEDKKG; this is encoded by the coding sequence ATGGGAAATATGGTGGAAATTGTGGTATATGGGACAGAGCAGCTTTGTGCTAGTTGCGTCAATTTGCCTTCTTCTAAAGAAACATATGAATGGCTAGAAGCGGCTATTTCACGAAAGTATCCAGAACAGCCATTTTTGATTAGTTATGTGGATATTTTTTCACCGCCGGAAGATGAAGAGAAAAGATCGTTTGCGAAGCGAGTCGTTGAAGAAGACCTGTTTTATCCGGTGGTGCTTGTAGAAGGAGAAATTGTTGGAGAAGGAAATCCAAAATTGAAGGCCGTTTATGCTGAAATGGAGAAATACGGATATAAAAGTGAAGATAAAAAAGGTTGA
- a CDS encoding NifU family protein translates to MDFFIYNHYNKNSTRKESIQMADEQMLAQVQEVLDKLRPFLLRDGGDCELVDIEDGIVKLRLLGACGSCPSSTITLKAGIERALLEEVPGVVEVEQVF, encoded by the coding sequence ATGGATTTTTTTATTTATAATCATTATAATAAGAACAGTACGAGAAAGGAGTCGATTCAAATGGCTGATGAACAAATGCTTGCACAAGTACAAGAAGTCTTAGATAAATTACGCCCATTTTTACTTCGTGATGGTGGGGATTGTGAACTCGTTGATATAGAGGATGGCATCGTTAAACTTCGCCTTCTCGGCGCATGCGGTAGCTGCCCAAGCTCAACGATCACACTGAAAGCTGGAATCGAGCGCGCATTGCTTGAAGAAGTGCCAGGCGTAGTTGAAGTCGAACAAGTATTTTAA